One window of bacterium genomic DNA carries:
- a CDS encoding DUF4091 domain-containing protein, which produces SVWPQWDARRGLVDQGESERIKRLVEQDHFNALDVPLRYEEEPEKCRAYLAAVAAWLRDLGYLEKAYVYLEDEPNDAGEYEHVRRQGALVRSADSGLARLCTEQTIPSQADWGDLYGAVDIWCPLWGLWDDVSAQQRLAKGEQLWSYTALCQGPETTPWWQIDMEPVHFRAPLWISWNLHISGFLYWSSVAYRGHRSMQEVWEAPTYRGHFWGEGMMLYPGAPAGVDGFVPSIRLKLFREAAEDYEYMALAAAKGKRKEVDCIVGRLAASFQQWNRDPAAYAQARGRLAKLILEQR; this is translated from the coding sequence TCGGTTTGGCCGCAATGGGATGCACGGCGCGGGCTCGTCGATCAGGGTGAGAGCGAACGGATTAAGCGCTTGGTGGAGCAAGACCATTTCAACGCGCTGGATGTGCCCCTGCGTTACGAGGAGGAACCTGAAAAGTGCCGCGCTTATCTGGCAGCCGTGGCCGCCTGGTTGCGCGACTTGGGTTATCTGGAAAAGGCTTATGTCTACCTGGAGGATGAGCCCAATGATGCCGGCGAATACGAACATGTGCGCAGGCAAGGGGCGCTGGTCCGCTCTGCTGATTCAGGGCTCGCGCGATTGTGCACAGAACAGACCATCCCCAGCCAGGCCGACTGGGGCGACCTGTACGGCGCGGTGGATATCTGGTGCCCGTTGTGGGGGCTGTGGGATGATGTCAGTGCCCAGCAACGGTTGGCCAAAGGCGAGCAGCTGTGGAGTTACACTGCACTTTGTCAAGGCCCTGAGACTACGCCGTGGTGGCAGATCGATATGGAGCCGGTTCATTTTCGCGCACCCCTGTGGATCAGTTGGAATTTGCACATCAGCGGATTTTTATACTGGTCCAGCGTGGCCTATAGAGGCCACCGGTCTATGCAGGAGGTGTGGGAAGCGCCGACCTATCGTGGCCATTTCTGGGGAGAGGGAATGATGCTGTATCCCGGAGCGCCCGCCGGCGTTGATGGTTTTGTGCCCTCCATCCGGCTCAAGTTGTTCAGAGAGGCGGCTGAGGATTATGAGTATATGGCCCTGGCGGCCGCAAAAGGCAAGCGTAAAGAGGTGGATTGCATCGTCGGCCGGTTGGCCGCCTCGTTCCAGCAATGGAACCGTGATCCGGCCGCCTATGCGCAAGCCCGCGGTCGTCTGGCAAAACTCATTCTCGAGCAGCGTTAA